In Miscanthus floridulus cultivar M001 chromosome 5, ASM1932011v1, whole genome shotgun sequence, one genomic interval encodes:
- the LOC136450967 gene encoding uncharacterized protein At5g01610-like produces MAAALWTLVALSAAVAFATEGRVAAGVTATAAAEAANEVLRAHQLPGGLLPAGITAFRHDAATGRFEAQLEAPCTARFEVGLRYNATVTGVISPGQIAAISGVDAQDLFMWFPVHDIKVDIPSSGVIYFNVGVVKKHLPLAVFDAPPACTPDPFLLRNVPQRLEDVGEDGLATGAAAASRR; encoded by the exons GCGACGGAGGGGCGCGTGGCGGCGGGggtgacggcgacggcggcggcggaggcggcgaacGAGGTGCTCCGCGCGCACCAGCTGCCGGGGGGCCTGCTGCCGGCGGGGATCACGGCGTTCCGTCACGACGCGGCCACGGGGCGGTTCGAGGCCCAGCTGGAGGCGCCCTGCACCGCGCGCTTCGAGGTCGGCCTGCGCTACAACGCCACCGTCACCGGGGTCATCAGCCCCGGCCAGATCGCCGCCATCTCGGGCGTCGACGCGCAGGACCTCTTCATGTGGTTCCCCGTCCACGACATCAAGGTCGACATCCCTTCCTCCGGCGTCATCTACTTCAACGTCGGCGTCGTCAAGAAGCACCTCCCGCTCGCCGTCTTCGACGCGCCGCCGGCCTGCACGCCCGACCCGTTCCTCCTCCGCAACGTCCCGCAG CGGCTGGAGGACGTCGGCGAGGACGGATTGGCCACGGGCGCTGCGGCGGCGTCCCGGCGATGA